A window of Solanum stenotomum isolate F172 chromosome 3, ASM1918654v1, whole genome shotgun sequence contains these coding sequences:
- the LOC125859122 gene encoding uncharacterized protein LOC125859122, translating into MGNYVSCTLLVQGGNKQSRSTKVIFPNGEIRNVHQQVKAAEIMLETPNFFIVNSRSLHIGKRFSALNADEDLEIANVYVMFPMKRLNSFVSAADLGALFLTANSVSKKVSFGRVKILPEYTEEPKFDDKIDLPKLKLDDIEEFSTPEFKKMLSMCRSKKPLLETIVEEPSR; encoded by the coding sequence ATGGGTAACTATGTGTCTTGCACATTATTAGTACAAGGAGGCAACAAACAATCAAGATCAACTAAGGTCATTTTCCCAAATGGCGAAATTCGAAACGTACATCAACAAGTCAAAGCAGCTGAGATCATGCTGGAAACACCTAATTTTTTCATCGTTAACTCGAGGTCTTTACATATTGGTAAGAGATTTTCTGCGTTAAATGCTGACGAGGATCTTGAAATTGCCAATGTGTATGTTATGTTCCCAATGAAAAGATTGAATTCATTTGTGTCAGCAGCAGATTTAGGTGCATTATTCCTAACTGCTAACTCTGTTTCTAAAAAAGTGTCTTTTGGAAGAGTCAAAATCTTGCCAGAGTATACAGAGGAACCAAaatttgatgacaaaattgatttgcCAAAGTTGAAATTGGATGATATTGAAGAGTTTTCTACACCAGAATTCAAGAAAATGTTGTCAATGTGTAGATCAAAGAAGCCATTGCTTGAAACTATAGTTGAAGAACCTTCAAGATGA
- the LOC125859121 gene encoding uncharacterized protein LOC125859121, producing MTAAKQKAQDSRQDQKKISKGFYINICFKIVIKKGPKPIPGLTDKDGTEKPFNLESFDITKEQQEVIQTNVRAISLLYCAVSGAEYDKISTCETAKEMWDKLEVTYEGTTKVKEAQISSLVNEYKLFKMAEDENVETMFSRFSKIVCELKSFGMVYSNELQVRKLVKSLLKAWETTAAIL from the exons ATGACAGCTGCAAAACAGAAGGCTCAAGACAGCAGGCAGGATCAAAAGAAGATCAGCAAAGGATTCTacatcaacatttgtttcaag ATAGTGATCAAGAAGGGCCCAAAGCCTATTCCTGGACTGACTGACAAAGATGGCACTGAAAAACCATTTAATCTTGAATCATTTGACATCACTAAGGAGCAGCAAGAGGTAATTCAAACTAATGTTAGAGCTATAAGTTTGTTATATTGTGCAGTGAGCGGAGCTGAATATGACAAGATATCAACATGTGAAACTGCAAAAGAAATGTGGGACAAACTAGAAGTGACTTATGAAGGAACCACCAAGGTGAAGGAGGCTCAGATCAGTTCACTAGTAAATGaatataaattgttcaaaatggcCGAAGATGAAAATGTAGAAACTATGTTCTCAAGATTCAGTAAAATTGTCTGCGAACTCAAATCATTTGGAATGGTGTATTCAAATGAACTTCAAGTAAGAAAACTTGTTAAAAGTCTTCTTAAAGCTTGGGAAACTACGGCTGCCATTCTTTAA
- the LOC125859803 gene encoding uncharacterized protein LOC125859803 → MVGMRLLPEDSDVAPARTLAATDLISDDDRSVAADSWSIKSEYGSTLDDEQRHADATEALAAVNNRAPSDYSSDKEEQDAEGVSSMLGFQSYWDSAYADELANYREHGHAGEVWFGADVMEIVASWTRGLCTGICQNHLSNHVGDGEQVGVHEKDLADWSVLDIGTGNGLLLQEFAKQGFSDLTGTDYSEGAIDLARRLADRDSFTNIKFLVDDILETKLDTTFRLVLDKGTLDAIGLHPDGPIKRIMYWDAVSRIVAPGGLLVITSCNSTKDELVEEVETLNQRKNAVGNQEASSDPPPFRYLDHVRTYPTFTFGGSVGSRVATVAFMRN, encoded by the exons ATGGTCGGAATGAGACTCCTTCCTGAAGATTCCGACGTCGCACCGGCGCGAACATTGGCAGCAACTGACTTGATCTCCGACGACGATCGATCAGTAGCGGCGGACTCGTGGTCGATAAAGAGCGAATACGGAAGTACACTTGATGATGAACAACGTCATGCTGATGCTACTGAAGCTCTCGCCGCTGTCAATAACCGTGCACCCTCCGATTACAG TTCTGACAAGGAGGAGCAAGATGCTGAAGGAGTTTCTTCAATGCTTGGTTTCCAGAGCTATTGGGATTCTGCGTATGCTGATGAATTGGCAAATTATCGCGAGCATGGTCATGCTGGTGAAGTTTG GTTTGGTGCTGATGTTATGGAAATTGTTGCTTCATGGACCCGAGGTTTGTGCACTGGCATTTGTCAAAATCACTTGTCAAATCATGTAGGTGATGGCGAGCAAGTTGGGGTACATGAGAAGGACTTGGCTGATTGGAGTGTGCTTGATATTGGGACCGGCAACGGTCTGCTTCTTCAAGAGTTCGCTAAACAGGG GTTTTCAGATCTCACCGGAACTGACTATAGTGAAGGAGCAATAGACCTTGCGAGAAGGCTTGCGGATCGTGATAGTTTCACCAATATCAAGTTCTTG GTTGATGACATTCTTGAAACAAAATTGGATACAACGTTTCGGCTTGTTTTGGACAAGGGGACCTTAGATGCCATTGGACTGCATCCTGATGGTCCTATCAAAAG GATTATGTACTGGGATGCTGTCTCAAGGATTGTTGCTCCTGGTGGATTATTG GTCATTACATCATGTAATAGTACGAAAGATGAACTGGTAGAAGAAGTGGAGACTCTCAATCAAAGAAAAAATGCTGTCGGAAACCAAGAGGCCTCTTCAGATCCCCCTCCATTCCGTTACCTTGACCATGTTCGTACATACCCTACGTTCACATTTGGAGGATCAGTAGGCTCACGTGTAGCCACCGTAGCATTCATGAGGAACTGA